One part of the Odontesthes bonariensis isolate fOdoBon6 chromosome 15, fOdoBon6.hap1, whole genome shotgun sequence genome encodes these proteins:
- the tnfaip8l1 gene encoding tumor necrosis factor alpha-induced protein 8-like protein 1, which yields MDSFSTKSLALQAQKKLMSKMATKSVANLFIDDTSSEVLDELYRVTKEYTRNRKESQKIIKNLIKMVVKLGVLYRNNQFNSEELILVENFRKKVHTLAMTAVSFHQIEFTFDRRVMSAILNECRELLHQAIKRHLTAKSHSRVNHVFNHFADCDFLAALYGPSEVYRAHLQRICNGVNKMLDDGNL from the exons ATGGACTCCTTCAGCACCAAGAGCTTAGCCCTCCAGGCGCAGAAGAAGCTGATGAGCAAGATGGCCACCAAGAGCGTGGCCAACCTCTTCATAGACGACACCAGCAGCGAAGTGCTGGACGAGCTGTACCGCGTCACCAAGGAGTACACCCGCAACCGCAAAGAGTCCCAGAAGATCATCAAGAACTTGATCAAGATGGTAGTGAAGCTGGGCGTGCTCTACAGAAACAACCAGTTTAACAGCGAGGAGCTGATCCTGGTGGAGAACTTCAG GAAGAAGGTCCACACTCTTGCCATGACGGCTGTCAGTTTCCACCAGATTGAATTCACCTTTGACCGCCGGGTCATGAGTGCTATTTTGAACGAGTGCCGCGAACTTCTTCACCAGGCCATCAAGCGCCACTTGACGGCCAAGAGCCACTCGCGGGTCAACCACGTCTTCAATCACTTCGCCGACTGCGACTTCCTGGCGGCTCTGTACGGGCCCTCTGAGGTTTATCGCGCCCACCTGCAGAGGATCTGTAACGGCGTCAACAAGATGCTCGACGACGGGAACCTCTGA